CGATGATCAATCCGTCGCGGGTCTGCGACACGATGTAGGTCTCGTGGATCTGGGTGCGTGCGGCACCCAGCGGGCGGTCGACCAGATCGCCCACGGGCTGCGTCTCGATCCGCACGTCCGCACGCGGCGCGCCGACATCGAACGCGGCTTGGGCGCGCTCCGCGAAAGCGGGCGCCGCGGCGCCGTCGAAGGACGGCAGGGGTGCCATTGGGGCCGAGGGCGACTGCCGCCAATCCCAATTGCCCGGACGCGGTGCGAAGGCAGGCCGGAACGAGGACAGCGCGCTGTCGCCGCTGTTGGCGGCGGTGCGCCGGCCCTCGCGCGCAAGCCCCTCCTTCAGTCCATGCACGATCAATGCGCGCACGAGGCCTGCGTTGCGGAACCGCACCTCGGTCTTGGCCGGATGCACGTTGGCGTCGACCTCGCGCGGGTCGAGCGTGACGAACAGCGCCACCACGGGATGGCGGTCGCGCGGCAGATAGTCGGAATAGGCCGCGCGCACCGCGCCGAGGATCAGCTTGTCGCGCACCGGCCGGCCGTTGACGAACAGATATTGCCCGAGCGCGTTGGCTTTCGTCAGCGCAGGGGCTGCGGCATAGCCGGCGACTACGACGCCCTCGCGCTCGGCATGGACCTCGATGGCGTGGCTGCGAAACTCCGCCCCCAGGATATCGCCGAGTCGCGTCAGGCGGCCGGCCGCGCCGGGCAGCGCCGCGGCCCAGGTTACCGGCGCGCGCTCCTCGCCCGCCAGCGTGAAGGCGATGTCCGGTCGCGCCATCGCCAGCCGCCGTACCACTTCACGAATGGCCTCGGCCTCGGTGCGATCGGTCTTCAGAAACTTCAACCGCGCCGGCGTCGCGTAGAAGAGGTCGTTGACCTCGACGCGGGTGCCGTGGGCCAGTGCCGCCGGCATGATCTCGGACTTCTCGCCGCCCTCGACCGCCAGTGCCCAGGCGTGGGGCTCGCTCGCATGCCGCGTCGTGATCGAAAGACGTGCGACCGAGCCGATCGAGGGCAGCGCCTCGCCGCGGAACCCGAGGGTGCGGATCTGCAGCAGGTCCTCGTCATCCAGCTTGGACGTGGCATGGCGTTCGACTGCGAGCGACAGATCCTTCGCGGTCATGCCGCCGCCGTCGTCGGTGATGCCGATCCGCCGCCGCCCGCCGCCGTCGGTGAATACATCGATCCGGCTCGCCCCGGCATCGATCGCATTCTCGACGAGTTCCTTGACCACGCTCGCCGGGCGCTCGACCACCTCGCCGGCGGCGATGCGGTTGACGACTTGCTCGGGAAGTTGACGGACGGGCATGGGCTTAGGTCTTGAACTTGGACTTGGATTCGCTGACGGCGCTATCTTAAGCCGTGTTGCGTCAAAAGCATGTGCTGAGCAACAACATCGTGCCGGGCTGGGGAAGGAGGGCGTCTATCACATTGAAGACATTGGACGTTCGAACAAATAGCGCACCGGCGATGGGCCGATCTCCTGCCGCGGGTCGTCATTGTGAGGCGTAGGGAGCGGGTGTAGCATCGTGAAAAAATGGCAGCAGGACGGGAGGACGCCATGTGCCATCTCTTCGCGCATCAGCCCCAACGCGACTACGAGTCCCAGACCCGCTCGCTGCGGATTGACGGGCATTGCACCTCGATCCGCCTGGAGATGGCATTCTGGGATACGCTGGAAGAGATCGCGGCCAAGGAGAGCATGAGCCTCGGCAAGTTCCTGACGACCCTCTACAACGAGGTCCTCGACCATCATGGCGAGGTCAACAATTTCGCCTCCCTGCTACGCTGCTCCTGCCTGATCTACCGCTCCAGGGCCGTGGCGCCAGTGCAGGAGTTCAAGAGTTCGGTGACGCCCATTCTCGACGCGGCCGAATAGCCTCGTCCGTTATCAGCTTCACGCTCGCTCAAACGCGAAAGCGGCCCCGCCCGAAAGGACAGAGCCGCTTCGCTATGTCGGGTCTTAGATGTCCTTCTTCTGCATCGCGCCGGCGATGTAGTCCGCCTGCCGGATAGCGAGTGCGACGATGGTGAGCGTCGGATTGCAGGCCGCGCCGCTGGTGAACTGGCTGCCATCGGAGACGAACAGGTTCTTGATGTCGTGGGTCTGTCCGAACTTGTTGACGACGCCATCGCGCGGCTTTTCACTCATCCGGTTGGTGCCGAGATTGTGGGTGCTCGGATAGGGCGGCGTCGGATAGGTCACGGTGGCGCCGACGGCGTCATAGACCGCAGCACCTTGCTTGTAGGCGTGAGCGCGCATCGCGGCATCGTTGGGATGGTCGTCGAAATGTACGCTCGCGACCGGCAGTCCGGACTTGTCCTTCACGGTTGGATCGAGCGTGATGCGGTTGGTCTCCTGCGGCATGTCTTCGCCGACCAGCCACATGCCGGCCATCCGCGGATAGCCGTCGAGCGCTGAGGTGAACGGACGTCCCCAGGCGCCGGGATTGAGGAACGCCGCCATGAAGGGCAGGCCGATCGACAGCGTCTCCATCTCGTAGCCGCCGACGAAACCGCGTTTCGGATTGTTGGCGGCCTCGTCGCGGATGATGCCGGCCATGGTCGTGCCGCGATACATGTGCACCGACTTCTCGAACACCGCATAGACGCTGCCCGTCATGTGACGCATGTAGTTGCGGCCGACCTGGCCGCTCGAGTTGGCGAGGCCGTCGGGGAACATGGTCGAAGCGCTGTTGAGCAGAAGCCGCGGGCTCTCGATCGAGTTGCCGGCGACCGCGACGATGCGTGCCTTCTGGCGCTGCGTCGCTCCGGTCTGGTCGGCATAGATCACGCCGGTCACCTTGCCGCTCGCATCGTGCTCGATCTTGATCACCATGCTGTTGGGGCGGACCTCGAGATTGCCGGTCGCCTCGCCCTTCGGGATCTCGGTGTAGAGCGTCGACCATTTCGCGCCGGACTTGCAGCCCTGGAAGCAGAAGCCGATCTGCTGGCAGGAGCCGCGTCCGTCGCGCGGCTGGCTGTTGATCGCCATGTTGCCGGTGTGCACGGTCTTGTAGCCGAGCTTCTTCGCGCCGGCCTCGAGCACCTTGAAGTTATTGTTGCCGGGAAGGCCGGGAATCCCGTTAGTGCGGGTCACGCCCATCTTGTTCTCGGCCTTGGCGTACCACGGCTCCATCTCGGCGAGCGTGACGGGCCAGTCCAACAGGTTCGCGCCGGGAATGTTGCCGTAGGTGCTCTTCACCTTGAACTCGTGCTCGTCGAAGCGCAGCGAGGCGCCGGCCCAATGCACCGTGGAGCCGCCGACCGCCTTGACGATCCAGGCGGGAAGATTCGGGAAGTCCTTGGCGACGCGCCACGTGCCCGACGTGGTGCGCGCGTCCGACCAGGCGAGCTGGGAAAAACTTTCCCATTCGTCGTTGATGAAGTCCTGGTTCTCAATGCGCGGACCGGCCTCGAGAATGACGACCTTGACGCCCTTCTGTGCGAGCTCGTTGCCCAGCGTGCCGCCACCGGCACCCGAGCCCACGATCACCACAACGCCGCTGTCGTTCAGATCGAATTTTGCCATATGCGTTCTCCTGAACCGTTGGGGTGCGACCTAAGCCTTCGGCAGCCAGTCGATGTCGGCAAAGCCGCGGTTGATGTAGCCGCCGTGCTCGGCGGAGGAACCCTCGTAGCCGAACCGCGGCCAGACCTCTTTCTGGTTGTAGAGCGACACGATGAGGTCGCCGCGCACTTTCTGGAAGAAGTCGCTCTGCTCGATCTCCTTCAGCAGCACCACGCGGTCGGCTTCCCAGGGCACCTCGGCATAAGGCACCTTGTGGCGGTCCCGCGCATTCTGATCGAGCCTGGCGATGCCGTCGCTGATCAGGGACTTGACGGCGGGATCCTTGGCCGCCTTGCCGTCCCACGGCTTGATCGCGATGATGTAGTAGCTGTCGCCGAGAACGTCGTGCGGATAGATGTCGCG
The DNA window shown above is from Bradyrhizobium sp. CB1650 and carries:
- a CDS encoding ribbon-helix-helix domain-containing protein; the encoded protein is MCHLFAHQPQRDYESQTRSLRIDGHCTSIRLEMAFWDTLEEIAAKESMSLGKFLTTLYNEVLDHHGEVNNFASLLRCSCLIYRSRAVAPVQEFKSSVTPILDAAE
- a CDS encoding GMC family oxidoreductase, giving the protein MAKFDLNDSGVVVIVGSGAGGGTLGNELAQKGVKVVILEAGPRIENQDFINDEWESFSQLAWSDARTTSGTWRVAKDFPNLPAWIVKAVGGSTVHWAGASLRFDEHEFKVKSTYGNIPGANLLDWPVTLAEMEPWYAKAENKMGVTRTNGIPGLPGNNNFKVLEAGAKKLGYKTVHTGNMAINSQPRDGRGSCQQIGFCFQGCKSGAKWSTLYTEIPKGEATGNLEVRPNSMVIKIEHDASGKVTGVIYADQTGATQRQKARIVAVAGNSIESPRLLLNSASTMFPDGLANSSGQVGRNYMRHMTGSVYAVFEKSVHMYRGTTMAGIIRDEAANNPKRGFVGGYEMETLSIGLPFMAAFLNPGAWGRPFTSALDGYPRMAGMWLVGEDMPQETNRITLDPTVKDKSGLPVASVHFDDHPNDAAMRAHAYKQGAAVYDAVGATVTYPTPPYPSTHNLGTNRMSEKPRDGVVNKFGQTHDIKNLFVSDGSQFTSGAACNPTLTIVALAIRQADYIAGAMQKKDI
- a CDS encoding gluconate 2-dehydrogenase subunit 3 family protein; its protein translation is MREVDRRSKHSRRVFLKGAATAVPVAAVATSVGVSIESAWADDASALEPATMKTLLKVARDIYPHDVLGDSYYIIAIKPWDGKAAKDPAVKSLISDGIARLDQNARDRHKVPYAEVPWEADRVVLLKEIEQSDFFQKVRGDLIVSLYNQKEVWPRFGYEGSSAEHGGYINRGFADIDWLPKA
- the mutL gene encoding DNA mismatch repair endonuclease MutL translates to MPVRQLPEQVVNRIAAGEVVERPASVVKELVENAIDAGASRIDVFTDGGGRRRIGITDDGGGMTAKDLSLAVERHATSKLDDEDLLQIRTLGFRGEALPSIGSVARLSITTRHASEPHAWALAVEGGEKSEIMPAALAHGTRVEVNDLFYATPARLKFLKTDRTEAEAIREVVRRLAMARPDIAFTLAGEERAPVTWAAALPGAAGRLTRLGDILGAEFRSHAIEVHAEREGVVVAGYAAAPALTKANALGQYLFVNGRPVRDKLILGAVRAAYSDYLPRDRHPVVALFVTLDPREVDANVHPAKTEVRFRNAGLVRALIVHGLKEGLAREGRRTAANSGDSALSSFRPAFAPRPGNWDWRQSPSAPMAPLPSFDGAAAPAFAERAQAAFDVGAPRADVRIETQPVGDLVDRPLGAARTQIHETYIVSQTRDGLIIVDQHAAHERIVYERLKASLARNGVQRQILLIPEIVEMDEATVERLLARSDELASFGLAIESFGPGAVAVRETPSLLGKTNAGGLLRDLAEHMAEWDEALPLERRLMHVAATMACHGSVRAGRRLKPEEMNALLREMEETPNSGQCNHGRPTYVELKLADVEKLFGRR